The following coding sequences are from one Paenibacillus sp. FSL R5-0912 window:
- a CDS encoding NifU family protein, giving the protein MSENVQSATMYDEVLEVLDKLRPFLQRDGGDVELIDVEDGIVKLKLMGACGSCPSSTITLKAGIERALVEEVEGVEEVIQVF; this is encoded by the coding sequence ATGAGTGAGAATGTACAAAGTGCAACCATGTACGATGAAGTATTGGAAGTGCTCGATAAACTTCGTCCGTTCCTGCAGCGCGATGGCGGTGACGTCGAACTGATCGATGTAGAAGACGGCATCGTTAAGTTGAAGCTTATGGGTGCCTGCGGCAGTTGCCCAAGCTCCACGATCACGCTGAAAGCCGGGATCGAACGCGCTCTTGTTGAAGAAGTAGAAGGCGTGGAAGAAGTTATTCAAGTATTCTAA
- a CDS encoding MetQ/NlpA family ABC transporter substrate-binding protein: protein MKKVLLTFFSLTMILVLAACGNNNTANNAANSAATTAPTEAAAEPSTEPAAEPVTLVIGASPVPHAEILKAIAPLLEAQGITLEIKEFTDYVLPNTQLAEKGLDANFFQHKPYLDDQNAKNGTELVSVTAVHVEPFGAYSKKIKSIDELADGAKVAIPNDATNGGRALILLAKNGLITLKDDTNIASTKADITENPKKLEIIELDAAMLPRQLDEVDLALINTNFALEAGLVPTKDALFIEGTDSPYANLLVARPDNKDSDAIQKLAAALNSAEAKAFIDEKYEGAIIPAF, encoded by the coding sequence ATGAAAAAAGTACTGCTCACATTCTTCAGCCTGACCATGATATTGGTGCTCGCGGCTTGCGGCAACAATAACACTGCGAATAATGCGGCAAACTCTGCGGCTACAACGGCGCCAACGGAAGCTGCTGCAGAACCGTCCACTGAACCTGCTGCAGAACCGGTAACCCTGGTCATTGGAGCTTCTCCTGTACCGCATGCGGAAATTCTGAAAGCTATTGCCCCGCTGCTTGAAGCACAAGGCATTACGCTTGAGATCAAAGAATTCACGGATTATGTCCTTCCGAATACACAGCTTGCCGAGAAGGGGCTGGATGCGAACTTCTTCCAGCACAAGCCTTACCTGGATGACCAGAATGCCAAGAACGGCACGGAGCTTGTATCTGTAACCGCGGTTCATGTTGAACCTTTCGGCGCTTACTCTAAGAAGATCAAATCGATCGACGAACTGGCTGATGGTGCCAAGGTTGCCATCCCGAATGATGCTACTAACGGCGGACGCGCATTGATCCTGCTGGCCAAGAATGGCCTGATTACACTGAAGGATGACACGAATATCGCTTCCACCAAAGCCGATATCACCGAGAACCCTAAGAAGCTTGAAATCATTGAGCTGGATGCAGCGATGCTGCCACGTCAGCTGGACGAAGTAGATCTGGCGCTGATCAACACCAACTTCGCGCTGGAAGCGGGTCTGGTTCCAACGAAGGATGCTTTGTTCATCGAAGGAACGGATTCCCCTTATGCCAACCTGCTGGTAGCCCGTCCGGACAACAAAGATTCCGATGCGATCCAGAAGCTGGCTGCAGCCCTGAACTCTGCAGAAGCCAAAGCCTTCATCGATGAGAAATATGAAGGTGCAATTATCCCTGCATTCTAA
- a CDS encoding methionine ABC transporter permease, with protein sequence MGGLDFSAINWEEMLDATVATMKMLAFSGIFTIILGLPLGIVLYLWGRSNNTIIRAVYSVLSFVVNILRSVPFIILMVALIPFSKSIMGTSIGVLGTIPALVIGAAPFFARLVETALREVDRGIIEAAQGMGASTQQIVMRVLLPEARPGLLAGVTITVVTLVSYTAMSGMIGGGGLGDLAIRYGYYRYEKEVMIISVALMVILVQLLQMAGDRLVRHFTRK encoded by the coding sequence ATGGGCGGACTGGATTTTAGCGCGATTAACTGGGAAGAAATGCTTGATGCCACGGTTGCAACAATGAAAATGTTAGCTTTTTCAGGAATATTCACAATTATCCTTGGTTTACCGCTCGGCATTGTGTTATATTTATGGGGCAGATCTAATAACACTATTATCAGGGCTGTTTACTCGGTATTATCGTTCGTCGTAAATATTCTGCGTTCAGTTCCCTTTATTATTCTGATGGTTGCCCTGATTCCGTTCAGCAAGTCGATTATGGGTACCTCGATAGGTGTACTTGGAACGATTCCGGCGCTGGTGATTGGCGCGGCTCCATTCTTCGCCAGACTGGTAGAGACCGCACTGCGGGAGGTTGACCGGGGGATCATCGAAGCGGCGCAGGGTATGGGAGCATCCACGCAGCAGATCGTTATGCGCGTATTGCTGCCGGAGGCCCGTCCGGGCCTGCTGGCCGGAGTAACCATAACCGTTGTTACGCTTGTCTCTTATACCGCAATGTCAGGGATGATAGGCGGCGGGGGTCTGGGTGACCTGGCGATCCGCTACGGCTATTACCGTTATGAGAAGGAAGTCATGATTATCTCGGTGGCCCTGATGGTCATTCTGGTGCAGCTGCTGCAAATGGCAGGCGACCGGCTGGTAAGACATTTTACACGGAAATAA
- a CDS encoding methionine ABC transporter ATP-binding protein yields MIELKDLTKVYGKGSKAATALSGLSLSIKKGEIFGVIGHSGAGKSTLIRCINLLERPSEGEVWVDGVELTALSQGQLQEQRRKIGMIFQHFNLLSSATVYNNIAFPLRLAGTSKTEIERKVRDLLALVGLEEHRNKYPAQLSGGQKQRVGIARALASDPDVLLCDEATSALDPQTTDSILRLLLDINRKFHLTIVLITHEMHVIQSICDRVAVIHGGGIVEQGDVSQVFLKPRHEVTKEFIRSETQADGPLRQAIDAVHAGYTKAVKITFLGQKTYESTLSHVAQGTGVNFAILQGTISTIKDVPYGQLIVRFEGPSGAVEATLTELAAQGLDVEVIS; encoded by the coding sequence TTGATAGAGCTGAAAGATTTAACGAAAGTATACGGTAAAGGAAGCAAGGCCGCGACGGCGCTTTCCGGACTAAGCCTGTCGATTAAGAAGGGGGAGATATTCGGTGTAATCGGCCACTCCGGTGCCGGCAAAAGCACGCTGATCCGCTGCATTAATCTGCTGGAGCGTCCGAGCGAGGGTGAAGTATGGGTAGATGGGGTGGAGTTGACGGCACTCAGCCAAGGACAGCTGCAGGAGCAGCGGCGCAAGATCGGGATGATCTTTCAGCATTTCAATCTGCTCTCCTCGGCAACTGTATATAACAATATCGCCTTTCCGCTGCGGCTGGCCGGAACCTCCAAGACGGAGATTGAGCGGAAGGTTCGGGATCTGCTGGCTCTAGTCGGACTTGAGGAGCACCGGAACAAATATCCGGCTCAGCTGTCCGGAGGCCAGAAACAGCGGGTCGGGATCGCCCGTGCTCTGGCGAGCGATCCTGATGTTCTGCTATGCGATGAAGCGACTTCAGCGCTGGACCCGCAGACAACGGATTCAATTCTGCGCCTGCTGCTGGATATTAACCGGAAATTTCACTTGACCATTGTGCTAATTACGCATGAGATGCATGTCATTCAGAGCATTTGTGACCGGGTGGCTGTCATTCATGGGGGTGGGATTGTGGAGCAGGGCGACGTTTCCCAGGTTTTTCTGAAACCAAGGCATGAGGTTACGAAAGAATTCATCCGCAGTGAAACTCAGGCAGACGGACCGCTGCGGCAAGCGATTGATGCTGTACATGCCGGATATACTAAGGCGGTCAAAATTACTTTTCTTGGGCAAAAGACGTACGAATCGACCCTTTCGCATGTGGCGCAGGGAACCGGAGTTAATTTCGCCATTCTCCAGGGAACCATTTCTACTATTAAGGATGTCCCTTATGGTCAGCTGATTGTGCGGTTTGAAGGGCCATCCGGTGCCGTGGAAGCAACACTTACCGAACTTGCGGCTCAAGGCCTTGATGTGGAGGTGATTTCTTAA